The following are encoded together in the Bradyrhizobium algeriense genome:
- a CDS encoding glutathione S-transferase family protein — MADNKKQQLTIWGRANSVNVQKVLWCLAELDLAYERIDAGMQFGKNNEAPYLAMNPNGRVPTLVDGDYVLWESNSVMRYLCMAYGENSPIYPSQPKARAGVDRWLDWTLSTLQPVDRPVFWALVRTPVEKRDMVAIQKDVDAEAVVWRIVEAQLATRRFIEGDQFTIADIALGAYARRWLGVEGVIKPKLPNLDRWFAQFAARPGFVQFIAPPMT, encoded by the coding sequence ATGGCCGACAACAAGAAACAACAACTCACCATCTGGGGCCGGGCCAATTCGGTCAATGTTCAAAAAGTGCTGTGGTGCCTCGCCGAACTCGACCTCGCCTACGAACGCATCGACGCCGGCATGCAGTTCGGCAAGAACAATGAGGCGCCGTATCTGGCGATGAATCCCAATGGCCGCGTGCCGACGCTGGTGGACGGCGACTATGTGCTGTGGGAATCCAATTCCGTGATGCGCTATCTCTGCATGGCCTATGGCGAGAATTCGCCGATCTACCCCTCGCAGCCGAAAGCGCGCGCCGGCGTCGACCGCTGGCTCGACTGGACGCTGTCGACGCTGCAGCCGGTCGACCGGCCGGTGTTCTGGGCGCTGGTGCGGACGCCGGTCGAAAAGCGCGACATGGTGGCGATCCAGAAGGATGTCGACGCCGAGGCCGTGGTCTGGCGGATCGTCGAGGCGCAACTGGCGACACGGCGCTTCATCGAAGGCGACCAGTTCACGATCGCCGACATCGCGCTCGGCGCCTATGCGCGGCGCTGGCTGGGAGTCGAGGGCGTCATCAAGCCGAAACTGCCGAATCTCGATCGCTGGTTTGCGCAGTTCGCGGCCCGCCCCGGCTTCGTCCAGTTCATCGCGCCGCCGATGACGTAA
- a CDS encoding VOC family protein encodes MRYLHTMLRVRNLDTAMKFYQDALGLKEVRRVDNDKGRFTLVFLCAPEDEGLLKAAPQNRGAPLVELTYNWDEEKYGEDRHFGHLAYEVDDIYATCDRLMKAGITINRPPRDGNMAFVRSPDLHSIELLQKGEPKPPAEPWSSMPNTGHW; translated from the coding sequence ATGCGCTATCTCCACACCATGCTGCGCGTCCGCAACCTCGATACCGCGATGAAGTTTTACCAGGACGCGCTGGGGCTGAAGGAAGTACGCCGGGTCGACAACGACAAGGGTCGGTTCACGCTGGTGTTCCTGTGCGCGCCCGAGGACGAAGGCCTGTTGAAGGCCGCACCGCAGAACCGCGGCGCGCCGCTGGTCGAACTCACTTACAACTGGGATGAAGAGAAATACGGCGAGGACCGCCATTTCGGCCATCTCGCCTATGAGGTCGACGACATCTACGCGACCTGCGACCGCCTGATGAAGGCCGGCATCACCATCAACCGGCCGCCGCGCGACGGCAACATGGCCTTCGTGCGCTCGCCGGACCTGCATTCGATCGAGCTGTTGCAGAAGGGCGAACCGAAGCCGCCGGCGGAGCCGTGGTCCTCGATGCCGAACACCGGCCACTGGTAG
- a CDS encoding cold-shock protein: MGSDEFGSKKLGGPPSGGTGQNRLGPGEYTTGTQRDPAVDALSGLGDAAANLVEISGVIKWFDASKGYGFIVPDNGWPDVLLHVTVLRRDGYQTAYEGARLVVECVQRAKGYQAFRIVSMDESTAIHPAQMLPPRTHVSVTPTSGLERAQVKWFNRLRGFGFLTCGEGTPDIFVHMETLRRFGMTELRPGQYVLVRFGPGSKGMMAAEIHPETGPSALSSH; this comes from the coding sequence ATGGGGTCGGACGAATTTGGGTCCAAGAAGCTCGGGGGGCCGCCGTCAGGCGGGACAGGGCAAAACAGACTTGGACCAGGTGAATACACAACCGGAACGCAACGCGATCCGGCGGTGGATGCGTTATCGGGGCTCGGTGATGCCGCAGCCAACCTTGTCGAAATATCCGGCGTCATCAAATGGTTCGACGCTTCCAAAGGTTACGGCTTCATCGTGCCGGACAATGGCTGGCCCGATGTGCTGCTGCATGTCACCGTGCTCAGGCGCGATGGCTATCAGACCGCCTATGAAGGCGCGCGGCTGGTAGTGGAGTGTGTGCAGCGCGCCAAGGGCTATCAGGCGTTCCGAATCGTCTCGATGGACGAATCGACCGCGATCCATCCGGCGCAAATGCTTCCGCCCCGGACCCATGTCAGCGTCACGCCGACCAGCGGGTTGGAGCGGGCCCAGGTCAAGTGGTTCAACAGGCTGCGTGGTTTCGGCTTCCTGACCTGCGGCGAGGGTACGCCCGACATTTTTGTCCACATGGAAACGCTGCGCCGTTTCGGCATGACCGAGCTGCGTCCTGGCCAGTATGTGCTCGTGCGCTTTGGGCCTGGCTCCAAGGGCATGATGGCGGCCGAGATCCATCCGGAGACCGGCCCGTCGGCGCTGTCCTCGCACTAA
- a CDS encoding Flp family type IVb pilin yields MFGKFLRDESGATAIEYSLIAGFIALAIIAAVGMTGQRLVELFESLIPALTR; encoded by the coding sequence ATGTTTGGGAAATTCCTGCGCGACGAGTCCGGCGCCACCGCAATCGAATACAGCCTCATCGCCGGATTTATCGCCCTGGCCATTATCGCCGCTGTCGGAATGACCGGCCAAAGGCTCGTCGAACTGTTCGAGAGTCTCATCCCCGCACTGACGCGCTAA
- a CDS encoding DUF192 domain-containing protein has product MLLAAVSAVVVTLCINPAARAASIQPLEIATKSGVRVFSVEMATTEEEKTQGLMYRKELPDGKGMLFDFSPEQQISMWMKNTYISLDMIFIRADGRILRIAENTEPLSTRIISSGGLAKGVLEVIAGTAQKYGIQPGDRVAHPLFSKR; this is encoded by the coding sequence ATGTTGCTGGCTGCCGTGTCCGCCGTTGTTGTTACCCTGTGCATCAATCCTGCCGCGCGGGCCGCGAGCATTCAGCCGCTCGAGATCGCCACCAAGTCGGGCGTGCGCGTGTTCTCAGTCGAGATGGCGACGACGGAGGAGGAGAAGACCCAGGGGCTGATGTACCGGAAGGAACTGCCTGACGGCAAAGGCATGCTGTTCGATTTCTCGCCGGAGCAGCAGATCTCGATGTGGATGAAGAACACCTACATCTCGCTCGACATGATCTTCATCCGCGCCGACGGCCGCATCCTGCGCATCGCCGAAAATACCGAGCCGCTCTCCACCAGGATCATCTCCTCAGGCGGTCTCGCCAAGGGCGTGCTGGAAGTGATCGCCGGCACGGCGCAAAAATATGGAATTCAGCCCGGCGACCGGGTGGCGCACCCGCTCTTCAGCAAGCGCT
- a CDS encoding SIR2 family NAD-dependent protein deacylase, with product MIAKDLRSGVEQLGNMIAEAACIVPFTGAGISTECGIPDFRSPGGLWTRNRPIAFDEFVSSTEARAEAWRRRFAMEETFAAARPGRGHRALASLYKAGKTPAIITQNIDNLHQASGFKSDDVVELHGNTTYARCIGCGHAYDLPWVKARFEETGSAPDCTICDEPVKTATISFGQSMPEDAMRRATELARQCDLFLAIGSSLVVWPAAGFPLMARNCGAKLVIINNEPTEQDDVADLVIRFDIGETLGPFVGN from the coding sequence GTGATCGCCAAGGATTTGCGCAGCGGCGTCGAGCAGCTCGGCAACATGATCGCCGAAGCGGCGTGTATCGTTCCCTTTACCGGAGCCGGCATTTCCACCGAATGCGGCATTCCGGATTTCCGCTCACCCGGCGGCCTGTGGACCCGTAACCGCCCGATCGCGTTCGACGAATTCGTTTCCAGCACTGAGGCGCGGGCCGAGGCCTGGCGGCGGCGCTTTGCGATGGAAGAGACCTTTGCGGCGGCCCGGCCCGGCCGCGGGCATCGCGCGCTGGCCTCGCTCTACAAGGCCGGCAAGACGCCGGCGATCATCACCCAGAACATCGACAATTTGCATCAGGCGTCGGGCTTCAAGTCGGACGACGTGGTCGAACTGCACGGCAATACCACTTATGCCCGCTGCATCGGCTGCGGGCATGCCTATGATCTTCCTTGGGTAAAGGCGCGTTTCGAAGAAACCGGCAGCGCGCCTGACTGCACCATCTGCGACGAGCCGGTGAAGACCGCGACGATCTCGTTCGGACAGTCGATGCCGGAAGACGCGATGCGTCGCGCTACCGAACTGGCCCGGCAATGCGACCTGTTTCTGGCGATCGGATCATCGCTAGTCGTTTGGCCCGCCGCAGGTTTTCCGCTGATGGCCAGGAATTGCGGTGCGAAGCTGGTCATCATCAACAATGAGCCGACAGAACAAGACGATGTCGCCGATCTGGTGATCCGTTTCGACATCGGGGAAACGCTCGGACCGTTTGTAGGCAATTGA
- a CDS encoding putative quinol monooxygenase → MILVTGSILAREETFDDVLRSSLEHVERSRKEPGCISHDVHVDCQNPMRLFFFEHWTDEAALRTHFAVEDSKVFVRSLKGRIVETSGTKIYRAEAIPR, encoded by the coding sequence ATGATTCTCGTAACTGGCAGCATTTTGGCGCGCGAGGAGACGTTCGACGACGTGCTCCGCTCGTCTCTCGAACATGTCGAGCGCTCCCGGAAGGAGCCGGGCTGCATCTCGCATGACGTGCATGTCGACTGCCAGAACCCGATGCGGCTGTTCTTCTTCGAGCATTGGACTGATGAGGCGGCGTTGCGCACGCATTTCGCCGTCGAAGATTCGAAGGTGTTTGTCAGATCGCTCAAGGGCCGGATCGTCGAGACGTCAGGGACGAAGATCTATCGCGCCGAGGCGATACCGCGATAG
- a CDS encoding porin has protein sequence MRKSLLVMIAVVLPAVAALADQPRIQKSDKAATPGKQLPLKRSNSANACAEYGAGFVKIEGTNTCMKIGGAVSVGAGVSSGSR, from the coding sequence ATGCGAAAATCCCTCCTTGTAATGATTGCTGTGGTGTTGCCTGCGGTTGCCGCGCTCGCCGACCAGCCCCGTATCCAGAAGTCCGACAAGGCCGCGACACCGGGCAAGCAGCTTCCGCTGAAGCGCTCAAATTCGGCCAACGCCTGCGCGGAGTACGGCGCGGGCTTCGTCAAGATCGAAGGCACCAACACCTGCATGAAAATCGGCGGCGCGGTGAGCGTCGGCGCCGGTGTTTCCAGCGGCTCGCGCTGA